The sequence AGGCGGGAATCTGCGGCATTATAGCGATTGTCGCCCAGTACAAAATAATGGTCTTTAGGTACCTGAATGGGGCCGAAGTCATCGAGCGTCCAGGGTTGGTGGTAGATCGCTTCAATCTCCGGCGGAGGAGGCTGGGTTTTGCCGTGTAGATACCGTTCACACGGGATTTTCATGGCAGTTAGTTCTTTCGTTTGCTCTTTGCTTAGAAAAACAATTGCCTTCCCGCTATCAATCCGGATTGGTTCATCATCGCCTGAGAGATTAAAATGCTCGGTAACTGTCATTATACCCGCATCAGGAATGAGATACATGAGCCTAAGGTTGAGCGACGTATCGGCAGACTTGTCATTCACATACAGGTTACCTGCTTTAATGGCTATTTTATCGCCGGGCATTCCGCAAAGGCGGTACACACGCACATGCTTGCCTTGCATAGAATCAGTGTAGTAGAAAGTGATAAAATCAAACCGTTCAGACGACACCAGGTTGGAGCTAAAGAATTCATCGCCCACTTTCAGGGCTGGCAGGTTGGCGCTACTGGGAGTTTTGAAATAGATCAATGCGCCGGTAATCCTGGCTGCCACCAAAAGGCTAATAATAATGCCGCCAATAACGGCCAGGACGATAAGGGGTTTCTTCTTTTTAGACATTACCGGCTTAAGATATAACTTTTGTATGAAGGAAATAAACCTTCCGGCGTTTTTCCTTTGGGGAAAATGCCATAAAAGCTGGAACCGCTGCCCGTCATGGAGGCATAGACAGCACCGGCGGCATAGAGGCTTTCTTTAATACTTTGGAGGGCCGGATGCTGTTTGCATACAGGCGCTTCAAAATCATTGACCAGTGTATTTTTCCAGGTGTGGACGGGTTGCCTAATCACCTCGCTGATGGGCGTGGCCGGAAGGGTAGGGGTGATCTGTTCAAAGGCCCATTTGGTATTGATATGTACTTCGGGGTATACCAGCAGGAACGAATAGCCAGATAGGTCCAGCGGGAGGGTCTGTAGTAATTCACCGCGCCCGGTGGCTATACAGGGCTGATTAATAATAAAAAAGGGGCAATCACTACCCAATTGAAGGGAATAATCCAGCAATTGCTCCCGGCTGATGCCCAGCCTGAATTTATCATTTAGTAATTGCAGGGTAAAGGCCGCGTCGGCAGAGCCGCCTCCCAGTCCGGCCCCCATGGGAATGGCCTTGTGCAGGTACAATTGTATGGGGGGCAATTGGGGAAAGTCTTTTTTCAGCAGGTGCCAGGCTTTTACGCAGAGATTATCAGCCGGGGCGCCCTGTACCGGAAGGCCGCTCATGAATAGTTCCACCTCATCGGGCCCCTCGTGCAGGGGGAAGCCCTGGGCGGATACCGGCCTGCCAATAATTTCTATCGCATCTTTCAGCGGCAGGGGGTAGAATACCGTTTCCAGGTCATGGAATCCATCGGCCCGTTTCCGGGTAATGTGTAAACCAAGATTGATCTTGCAATTGGGGAAGGCGATCATTACCGGCCTCTTTTGCGGCTATTGATCTCATCACGGATGGCGATGGCGCGGATATAATCTTCCTGGTCCAGTACCTCATTCAGCAGGGTATTCAGCTCTTCCAGTGTCATAGACCGGAGGTCGTCATGGGCGCCGCCCGATTCTGCGGCCACTGCTTCTTTGGGTTGTTTTTTCTTGCCGGAGGGGTCCTCCATCAGGATGCCGGCGCTTTCCAGGATGTTATCGTAGGTATAAATAGGACAGCCAAAACGGACGGCCAGTGCCAGGGCGTCGGAAGTGCGGGAATCTATTTCCACGGTGTCATGCTCGCTTACACACACCAGTTTAGAATAGAAAATGCCTTCCTGGAGGTCGCAGATAATGATCTCCTGCAGGTCGATATTGAAGGCATTCATGAAATTCTTCATCAGGTCATGGGTCAATGGCCTGCTGGGATGCATCTTTTCCAGTGCCACTGCAATGGCCTGCGCTTCAAAACCACCAATTACGATGGGCAAACGACGAAGGCCGTTCACTTCACCCAATACGACTGCGTAAGAGTGTGTCTGGGTGATACTGTGTGACAGCGCAACTATTTCCAGCTCAATTTTTTTCATACGAAAGCACGAAACTAAGGGTTTTTTACCTAAAAAAAATGCGGTTGGTTATCAACCGCATTTACAGCTTTTGTTGTATAGGACCTGCTAAATTTATGCCACTCCTTTTACTTTTTTCACCGCTTCTATGATTTTGGGCACTACCTCAAAGGCATCGCCTACAATACCATAGTCTGCCGCCTTAAAGAAGGGGGCTTCCGGGTCTTTATTGATCACCACGATCACCTTGCTCCTGTTTACCCCGGCCAGGTGCTGGATAGCGCCGGAAATACCGATCGCAATATAGAGGTTGGGAGCAATGGCCAGGCCGGTTTGTCCTACGTGCTCATGGTGCGGACGCCAGTGTACATCGGCAACGGGCCGGCTACAGGCGGTAGCGCCACCCAGCAGGTGCGCCAGCTCTTCAATCATACCCCAGTTCTCGGGGCCTTTCAAACCACGGCCGCCGCTCACAACGATCTCTGCTTCGCTGAGGGGGATCTCGCCGGTAACCTTATTGACCGTCTTCACTTTTACTTTGGAGGATTCTACTGTAGCATTCAGGGCCGCTACTTCGGCAGTGCCTTCTCCGGCAGTTATTTTATAAGCGTTCGCGTTCAGTGAAATGATCTTGACAGGAGAGCTAAGGGCGATATTGGCAAATGCCTTTCCGGAAAATACGTTCTTCTTCACCACAAAGCCATTGCTGGTATCGGGTAAAGCTACCGCACCAGACACCAGGCCTGCTTTCAAACGGGCTGCCAGCCGGGGGGCAATGGCCTTGCCATCTACGTTATTGGAGAAAATAACCACGGTAGCGCCTGCAGCAGTGACTGCCTGTGCTATCACAGCGGTGAATACCTGCGCATCAAAATGGTTCAGGGTATCATTGGCTACATGGTGTATCTTTTTAACACCGTACTTGCCCAGCGCGGCCAGGTCTTCCGTTACCGTACCCAGCACTACGCCTTCTGCAGTAGTGCCCAGTTGCTCAGCCACTTTAGCGCCATAGCTCAGTGCTTCTAAAGAGGCTTTTTTTACATGGCCGTCGGCCTGGTCAATGAATATAAGAACAGACATATAATTTGAAAATTTGAGATCCCGCAAAGCGGGACAGGTTTTGAAAATGTGATAATGCTAAGACAATTGAGAATATGGCTGAGATATGGCAATTTTCAAATTACCACCTTACCACATTATCAGATTAGCTTTGTTTCTTCATGCAGCAGTCTTACCAGCTCTGCAGGATTATCAGCAGGGACCAGTTTTACGCCTGCTTTGGCAGGAGGCAATTCAAAGCCTACTACGGAGGTCAGTGCATCCACTGCAGCAGGTTCTACCACTTTCAGCGGCTTGGTACGTGCGCCCATAATACCTTTCATATTGGGGATGCGTTGTTCGGCCATACCTTTCTGGCAGCTCACCACTACTGGTAATGATACTTCACAAATTTCTTCGCCCCCTTCAATTTCACGGGTGATGGTAGCGGTAGTGCTATTCAGCTCAAACTTAATGGCCAGCGACACATACGGCAGGTTCAGCAGTTCTGCCACCATACCACCGATGGAGGAACCATTGTAGTCAATCGTTTCCTTACCGGTGAAAATAAGATCATAATTGCCCTGCTTCGCTACTTCAGCGATCTGGGAGGCTATATAAAAACTGTCATGACTGTCGGCATTTACGCGGTAGGCTTCATCACCACCCAGGGCCAGGGCCTTGCGGATAACCGGATCTGTATCGGCGCCGGCTACTGTAACGAGGTGCAATACGGTGGAGGGGTCCTTTTCTTTTAATTCGATGGCGCGTACCAGGGCATACCACTCGTCGTACGGATTGATAATCCATTGTACGCCATCCTGTGCGAATTTCGTATTGTTATCTGTGAAGGCTATTTTTGCCGTTGTGTCCGGCGTTTTGCTGATACAAACTAAAATCTTCATAACGTTTATTTTTTGTATCCCTGCTCCGCTGGGATCCGGGAGCGGGATTGATGGTTGTTTATGCAACCAATCTATATACAAATATAAGTGCCGCAAAGATAGTTTTGAAATATTTAATGGGGGAAAAAGATGGAACGAATTGAGAAACTAAAAGCATTTCTGCTGGCCAGTCCGGATGATTCCTTCCTGAAACATGCGCTGGCATTGGAATACGTGAAATTGGGGGATGAGGCAGGCGCCCGGCAATTATTTGAGGAAATACTGACATTGGACCCCGGCTATATCGGCTCTTATTACCATTTGGGCAAACTGCTGGAACGAACCGGCGAGCAGCCACTGGCCATCGAATGGTACGAAAAAGGAATGGCTGCCGCCAAAGCGGCGGGTGACCGGCATGCGTACGGAGAGCTGCAGGGGGCGTATGAAGAGGCGAGTGGTGAATGGTGAGTGGCGAGTAGGGCGATGATTTTTGGGGCTTCGATTACTATCTATAGCTATATGAGTTTATTAAAGAGATTTAAGGAGTTTGCAGATAAAGAACATCTTTTCACCACAACGGACAGGTTGCTGCTGGCGGTGAGCGGGGGGATTGACTCTGCCGTATTGTGCGAGCTCTGTTACCAGGGGGGGTATGATTTTGTGATCGCTCATTGCAATTTCCGGCTAAGAGGGGAGGAGAGTGAGCGGGATGAACAGTTTGTGCGGGACCTGGGTAAAAAGTATAGCAAGGAAGTGCTGGTAAAACAATTTGATACGGAAGCGTATGCTGCACAGCAGAAGGTATCTATACAGGTAGCGGCGAGGGAATTAAGGTATGCGTGGTTTGAAGAAATTGCAAGTGGCAAGCGGCGAGTGGCAAGTGGGGAAGACCTTGTTATTTTGACTGCTCACCACCTCGATGATAATATCGAAACAGTATTGATGAAGTTCTTCAAAGGCACGGGCATTGCCGGAATGCGGGGCATATTACCCAGGCAGGGGAAGATAGTACGGCCCTTGTTATTTGCGAAGAAGGAAGAACTGGCGCAGTTTGCGGCCGACCATCAACTGCCATGGGTGGAAGACAGCTCCAATGCGCAGGATAAATACGCCCGCAATTATCTGCGGCACCAGGTAGTACCGCTGTTACAAAAGCTCTATCCTGAAGTGGTGAATAACCTGGCCGCCAATATCACCCGTTTCCGGGAAGTGGAAGAACTGTATCACCAGGCAGTGGAAGCACATCAAAAGAAGTTGCTTGAATACAAAGGGAGTGAGGTGCATATCCCCGTATTGAAGTTGAAAAAAGCAGCGCCCTTGGCTACCCTGGTATACGAAATCACAAAAGGATATGGCTTCACGGCTGCCCAAACGGCCGACATTATTCACCTGCTGGATAGTGAATCCGGCCGCTATGTGGCGTCGGGTACGCATCGCATCATCAGGAACCGCAACTGGCTCATCATAGCGCCGGTGCGTACAGAAGCAGTGAATCACATTATCATAGAGAAGGAGGATACATTGGTTCAGTTTTCAATGGGTAGCCTGCTGCTCAAAAATGTGAGCCTCAAAGGTTCCCCATTCCCCACTCACCACTCACCACTTACTACTGACAACTCCATAGCCTGTTTAGACAGCAAGCATCTCCATTTCCCGCTCCTGCTTCGCCGCTGGAAGGCCGGCGATTATTTCTATCCCCTGGGCATGAAAAAGAAGAAGAAAGTGGCCCGCTTTCTCATTGACAGCAAGCTATCCCAAACAGACAAGGAAAAAGTATGGGTGCTGGAAAGCAATAAAAAGATCCTTTGGGTAGTGGGCATGCGTATTGATGACCGCTGTAAGCTGGACCATGATACAAAAGCCATATTACAGGTGGAATTTAAGACAGGTGGAAATAGTCTTTAATCTGCTCCACGAACATACGGAGCACCGGATAATCTGAGAAAAGACTGGCCATGATGATCACGAACGCCAGGCCATAGACAGAGCCCCAGAAGTGCGCGCCATGGGCGATATTGCCACCGCCACGTTTGTCCATATAGGCCGACAGGCCGAGGTATAGGAATCCGAAGATAAACCCGGGAATATAAACCGGTATCAATATAATGCCGATGCCCCTTACCGGGTCGAGCAGGATAAAAGCAAATACTACAGCAGCCACAGCGCCGGAAGCCCCTCTGGCGGCATAGCCGGAATTATCCTTATGCTTCAGGTATAGCGGTAATGCAGCAAAGAACAAGGCCGACACATACAACAAAAGGAACATGAGCTTCCCTTTTTCCTGGAATACCGTATACGTGAATTTTTCTTCCACAGTACGACCAAATAAATACAAGGCATACATATTAAGTCCCAGGTGGAGGTAATTGGCGTGTATCAGGCCATGAGAAAAGAAGCGGTACCATTGCCGGGAGTAGTTAATAGACGTAGGATAAAAGATAAGATCGTTATCAATTTTTGTGTTGTTAAGCGCCGAATAAGAAACCAATACTGTTATAATGATAATAATTAAAGTAATGCTCATTGTTACTGCTATTAGGCTCAAATCTAATCAAAAACCCGACAGTTTTAACTATGGTGGTACTTTTCATTGCGTATAATGGTGCAGGCACGGTAAACCTGCTCGGCCAGTATGAGCCGCACCAACTGGTGGGGGAAGGTAAGATCGGATAAGGACCATTTATGATTGGCCCTTTTCAATACTGCGTCATCAATGCCATAGGCGCCGCCGATAAGGAATACCAGTTTTTTAATACTTTCATTGGCCCTGGCCTGCATGAATTTGGCCAGTCCTTCGGAAGAGAAGGACTTGCCCCGTTCATCCAACGCTACCAGGTAATCGCCGCTGTCGAGCCATTCCAGGATCGTTTCTCCTTCTTTCTTCTTCAGGTCCATTTCACTGAGCATGCCTGCATTTTTGGGCACAGGAATGATCGTCCACTGCACCGGATAATATTTCGATATGCGGCCGGTGAAGTCTTCTATACCGGCTTGTACATACGGCTCATGTTTTTTACCTATCGACCAGAAATGGATCTTCATGCGTTAAAAGTAAGGATTAATACGGCAATCGGTCCCGACAAGAGTCGGGAGCAGTCGGCAATAAGAAGTGCGCAACTGTTTTTCTCGTTGCCTCAATGCCTTGTTGCCTTGTTGCCTTTATGCCTCCTGTGCCCGTGGCAATGCTTTTGCATGAAGCAGCCTAAACATCTCTTATGAATCGTATTGTATATCTCTTTGCTGTATTGTTGAGTATGATAGGGCTGCAATCCTGTGAATTGATTGCAGGCATTTTTAAAGCAGGTGTGTGGACAGGTATCCTGCTTGTGGTAGTAGTGGTAGGCCTCATCATCTGGATCATTGCAAAGATGGCAGGCAGAAAATAAAAAGCCGCCGGCAGTATTGCCGACGACTTAGTTTGTCCACTAAGTATTATGGTGTTATCTTCACTGGTATTGTAATAGTAGGATGGCTATTAGGTGCATGGATGGCATTGAGCACTTCGAAGGTGAGGTCAATGCTGGTTAATTTGTCTTTTGTCTTTACCTCTATCAGGGTCTTCTCACCGGGTTTCAGTGTAACGATATCTGCATGTGCGTGAAAGGTATATTTCGATTTGTTCTGCAGGGTAAATTCGGCACTGGTCACATTTTCGATCTCCAATTGCAGTACACTTGTTTTGGGCAAGTATTTGGCACTGCTCACTTTCAGTGACTCTTTAATGAGCGGTACCAGGTATTCATCCCTGCCAATCAGCAGGTCCTTGTAGAAGACCACTGTTCTCCTGTTCATCAATCCTTCTCTGATGGCCTCTATGGTTGCTTCTTTGGTAAATACGAGGGTAACGGGCCGGTGGCCTCCCTGGGGCACTCCGAAGGTCCAATCTACCAGTTTGTGCACATCGCTGGTGCCCATGATGGTCAGGTTATTGTCCAGCGCTATCTGCAGCGCCTCATCTGAATAGTTCACATCATTCACCACTTCAATCCCATCGAGCAGTTTTTCTTTAATGAGCATCTTGTGCATGGGGGTGAGTGTGGAAATGCCATCAGGGCGTTGGCTGACCCACATGGGATGGTTCCAGAAGGTAAAGGCATTTTGCCTTTTGGCTTCGCGGAATACGGCTACAGAATCTTCTATCAGCATTTTATTGGCATCTTCAATAAAGATGGCATTGCAGTGGCCGGGCGGCATTTTGCGGGTGATCTCTGAGCCACGAATGATGAGCAGGTTGTGGTCTTTGGCTTCTTTGAGGGCCAACTCGTAGGAGCGGTTGCGGTCGGGATGTGGAATATCGGCTTTATGTGGCTGGTACTCCAGGTGCTCGGTGAGTGATATGGCATCCAGTCCGTCCATCAGGGCTTCTGCCACGCGTATATCGGGCCATACGCTGCCATCGGAGAACACCGTATGCTGGTGCAGGTCGCATTTCATGGTTTTGTAGCCCGGCATATCGGGGAATTTCAGGCTGCGGGCCATTTTGTGACTATGGGGAATCCGTTCTGTTTGTGCAAAAGTAGCTACTGAAAGAAGGCAAAGAATTAAGGCCGGTAGTTTGTACATGCATCAGATTTTGGGGCCAAAAGATAGGGGAATTTTAGAGATGGGGTCGTTAATTGTAGATTATTAATTCCTGCTGTTTTTTCAATAATTTGCCATACTATGCAATTGACTGCTGAACAAAACGCTATTGTTCATTCTACGGGGAATATCAGGATCAATGCGGTGGCGGGATCGGGGAAAACTACGACCATTATTGAGTATGCCAGGGCCCGGCCGGATAGCCGAATTTTATACCTGGCCTTTAACAAGGCGGTGAAGCTGGAGGCGGTCCGCAAATTTGCTGCATTGGGGCTCGATCATGTGAAAGTGGAAACAGCCCACTCGCTGGCTTATAAGCATATCGTATTCCGGCATCAATACAAGGTGAGGGCGCAGGGATATAAGACGGCGGAAATAGTTTCACTGTTGGGGCTGCCCGGCAGTGGAGAGCGGCATGCGGAATATATACTGGCCAATCATATTAATAAGTTTGTATCCTATTTCTGCAACAGTGATAAGCAAAGGGTGCAGGACCTGAATTACCTCGATATTGTAACTGATACGCAGGCAAAAACATTCGTGAAGACTTTCTATCATCAGATAGAACAGCAAACGCGCCTGTTGCTGGCAAAGATGGATAAAGGTGAAATTGAAGTGATACATGATTTCTACCTGAAGAAATTCCAGTTGCTGGCCCCGCAGCTATCTTTTGATCATATTCTGTTTGATGAGGGGCAGGATGCCTCGGCTGCCATGCTGGATGTGTTCTTTAAACAACCGGCCACTAAGGTGATCGTGGGAGATACGCATCAACAGATCTATGGCTGGCGTTTTGCGGTCAACTCGCTGGAAAAAGCAGACTTCAAAACCTATCAGTTGTCCACCAGTTTCCGGTTTGGACAGGACATAGCTGATCTTGCTATGCGTGTATTGACATGTAAGCAATATATTGACCGGGACGTGGCAGTGTCGATCAAAGGGAAAGGTACCAGTAAGGAGCTGAAATCGAAAGCGGTGATTGCCCGCTCCAACCTGGGCCTGTTATTGATGGCTATTAACTATGTAACGGAGGGGAAATTAAAGCGTGTTTATTTTGAAGGGAATATCAATTCTTATACGTACGCGGATGAAGGAACATCCTTGTATGATGTGCTGAACCTTTACCAGGACAACCGGTCTCTTATCAGGGACAGTCTTATCAATGGGATGAAGGACATGAAAGACCTGGAAGATTATATTGAAAAAACGGAGGACATGCAATTGTCGATGATGGTAGAAGTGGTAAAAGAATATGGCGATGAGATACCAGCAATCATAAAATCTATCCGGGACAAGCACGTAAAAGATGAGGATAAAGACAAGGCTGATATGGTCTTTTCTACGGTTCACCGCTGTAAGGGTATTGAATATGATGAGGTGCAACTGGCGGATGATTTTATTACGGAGGAAAGGTTGAAAAAGATAAAGGAGGAAAAGAAAAAAGAAGATATTAATATCTCCAAATTAAATGAGGAGATCAACCTCTTGTATGTAGCAGTGACGCGGGCCAAACAGCATATTTTTGTGCCGGATGCTATGATGCCGGAAGGGTTCCCTTATTCTGCACAGGTAAAAGCATTGCCATTCAAGAAACAGCAAAAGCAACAGACAGGGAACGTTGCGCAAAAAGGCAGGCAGGGGCCTGTAAAAATCTTTAAGACGCCGTTGACGAAGCGTTCCTTTTCTTACGACACGGTGGGGGATGATTACCGGGATAGTTCTAAATCCTGGACGAATGAACGGGATGATGAGTTAACCATCATGCATGGAGATGGCGTAAGCATTGCTGAAATTGCAGATCATTTTGGATGTACGAAGGGGGCTGTCAAATCACGTATTAAGAAGCTGGGGCTGGAGTAGGGGGAGTTTGTCGCGTTTTATTTGGGGTTTTGTAGCCTATTTTGTAAATTGTAGTGAATCAATAAATTACAGCTAATAGCTGTTGTTATTAAAATTCCGGAATGAACTTTTTTGCTATATCCTTCTGCTTTTCAATCTGTTGTAAAGTGTCTGTTGGCACATTTCCGCGTCCAGCCTGCATTTGAGGCACTTTCTCTTACTATTGTCTTGCTACTGTCTTATTACTGGCTTGTAACTGTCTTACTTCCGGGTGCCTTGATCTTAGCCTGAGCCATTCTGTATCCTCGCTTGATCCCCGGCTGATCTGCGGCGGATCCCATGTGTTTTCCCTTTTGAAGATGGTTTTATCTTGTCCTGAACGAGACAGTTGTTTACATGGGTAATTGAATGTGCGCAAGGGAGTGCGAAAAGCTTTTCACTGGTATTTTACAAGCCGAGAAAGGGGAATATAATTAATTGTTTTTCTGATAAATGTGTAAATTTTTCTGATTTCTGTTTGGGTGCAATGCAGAATATCTTTATTTTTGCAGCCCATTTACACAACGTAGATGTTTTCCAGGCCCTGTAGCTCAATTGAATAGAGCATTTGACTACGGATCAAAAGGTTTCAGGTTTGAATCCTGACAGGGTCACGAAAAAGCCTCTCTCCGGAGAGGTTTTTTTATTGCCCGTACCCATAGCCCAATTGACTAGAGCATCCCGGCCCGTGGGCCGGGATGGTTTCTGGTTTGAATTCCCGCTATGTAACGGGACAAGCTCTGACGCGATCACGCAATCAGTCCAATTTTACAAAAACCGCTACCAAAGCGGGTTTTGTATTTATTTATCTAATTCGTTAGCGTTTGTACATTTCCTAATTCATTGAATTACAAAATGTATTCGGTTTGAATCCTGGAAGGGTGTTTGTAGCGTGTTAAATCGGACGACTCATTTTTTATATTTATCCCGATATTCAATAGGTGTTAGTCCAGTTATTTTTTTGAACAACTCCCTGTATGTCTGACTATCGAAGTACCCAACACTCAACATGATCTCATCAACCGATTTCCTTCCTATTTCCAACCCCTTTTTACTGGCTTCAATCCTTACTTTTTGCAGGTATTCCAGTACGGTACAATGGGTAGATTTTTTAAACTTTCTTTCAAATGTTCTCCTTGTCAAAAAACATCGTTCCGCTAATTCCTCCACTGTAATTCTTTCAACATAATTTTTCTCAATAAATTCCTGGGCTTTTAAAACGTCCTCATCTCCATGGTCTTTCAATCCATTAAAAACAATAAACGGGGTCTGAACCATTTTATCCAGATTAACTACAAAATATTTGGCAACGAGAATAGCTACTTCCCGGCTCACATATTTTTCAATTAAAAACAGTAGAAGATTCCAGTAAGCAGTGCTACCACCGCTTGAATACAAGCCATTCTGCTCCACAATTATTT comes from Paraflavitalea devenefica and encodes:
- a CDS encoding GlxA family transcriptional regulator — protein: MILKRKHISILAMKNANYASVVDARAVFRKVNEICKSEHKKDIFHIQVVGETENIVIEDGLVHIKPDITTSALEKTDLIIIPAIRGDMISSNHGNRFLVDWIIRQYQRNAEIASLCTGSFMLAFTGLLKGKKCTTHWQYANEFRFFYPDVTLIDEKIIVEQNGLYSSGGSTAYWNLLLFLIEKYVSREVAILVAKYFVVNLDKMVQTPFIVFNGLKDHGDEDVLKAQEFIEKNYVERITVEELAERCFLTRRTFERKFKKSTHCTVLEYLQKVRIEASKKGLEIGRKSVDEIMLSVGYFDSQTYRELFKKITGLTPIEYRDKYKK